One window of the Sphaerochaeta associata genome contains the following:
- a CDS encoding ABC transporter permease: MSAKSKLNQIKAFFKKPHNIILVVLLVVLGYLTLVPLLTIILDTVTVHSSEARFVKKPVGSLTLYHWTKMFASGITSQKTFYEPFVNTMVVAFLSCVLAIIIGGFFAWTVTRTNIRAKAFISTVFVFPYIMPAWTLAMAWLNFFRNSRIGGAPGLFTVFTGLETPNWFAYGLFPIVVVQGLHYAPFAYILIGGILRNMDANLEEAAMLLHANRMQIMMKVTLPIVRPALLSTFLLVFSSTMSAFAVPAFLGSPVRYQVLTTQMYRTLNGMNPGYGYIMALVMIVIGVGILMLNQWITGRRKSYTTITGKSSNISLFNLRKARTPLTVILITILMMIAILPLVSFAIESFIMAPGDYSFSNFTSEFWIGKGRADIANSEPGILRNPSIWLGLTNSLKLSIIISLIAGTVGMLSGYAIAKRRGSKLSTWVNNLTFFPYLMPSMAFGAIFLSMFAVRRGLIPAMYGSFWLLVIVGAVKYLPFASRSGINAMLQLSGEIEEAGTIMGVGWFKRMTRIIFPIQKTTFISGYLLPFISCMRELSLFILLVSPSTRILTTLLFQYNEKGWNQYANAINLMIVVIVVGFNLLINKLTGASIDKGIGNN, from the coding sequence ATGAGTGCCAAAAGCAAACTCAATCAAATAAAGGCTTTTTTCAAGAAGCCTCATAACATCATTCTGGTGGTGCTGCTCGTGGTGCTGGGGTATCTGACCCTCGTACCGCTTTTGACCATCATACTTGATACCGTTACGGTCCATTCCAGTGAAGCCCGTTTCGTGAAAAAGCCTGTTGGCTCGCTGACGCTCTATCACTGGACCAAAATGTTCGCCAGCGGGATTACCAGTCAGAAGACGTTCTATGAGCCGTTTGTAAACACCATGGTGGTTGCTTTTCTCTCTTGTGTCCTTGCCATCATCATCGGTGGTTTCTTTGCTTGGACCGTAACCAGGACAAACATCAGGGCCAAGGCCTTCATCTCCACCGTGTTTGTGTTTCCCTACATCATGCCGGCATGGACTCTGGCCATGGCTTGGCTCAATTTCTTTCGCAACTCACGAATCGGGGGCGCCCCCGGTCTATTCACCGTATTCACCGGGTTGGAGACTCCCAACTGGTTTGCATACGGCCTTTTCCCCATCGTTGTAGTTCAGGGGTTGCACTATGCACCATTCGCATACATCCTCATCGGCGGAATTCTGAGAAACATGGATGCCAACCTTGAGGAAGCAGCCATGCTGCTGCATGCCAATCGGATGCAGATCATGATGAAAGTAACATTACCCATAGTGAGACCGGCCCTGCTGTCCACCTTCCTTTTAGTCTTCTCCTCCACGATGAGTGCCTTCGCCGTTCCGGCTTTTCTGGGCAGTCCGGTGCGTTACCAGGTGTTGACGACGCAGATGTACCGAACCCTCAACGGAATGAATCCCGGTTACGGGTATATCATGGCTTTGGTGATGATTGTCATCGGAGTCGGCATTTTGATGCTCAACCAATGGATCACCGGTCGACGCAAGAGCTATACCACCATCACCGGCAAGAGCTCCAACATCAGCCTCTTCAATTTAAGAAAAGCGCGCACTCCGCTTACCGTGATCTTGATTACCATCCTGATGATGATCGCCATCCTTCCGCTTGTTTCCTTTGCGATTGAATCCTTCATTATGGCACCCGGTGATTACTCCTTCTCCAACTTCACCTCCGAGTTCTGGATTGGAAAGGGAAGGGCGGACATTGCAAACAGCGAACCGGGAATCCTTCGCAATCCATCCATCTGGCTCGGCTTGACCAACAGCCTCAAGCTATCAATCATCATCAGCCTGATTGCAGGAACGGTGGGCATGCTCAGCGGCTACGCCATCGCAAAGCGCAGAGGCTCCAAACTCTCCACTTGGGTGAACAACCTTACCTTCTTCCCGTACCTCATGCCCTCAATGGCATTCGGTGCCATTTTCCTTTCGATGTTCGCCGTACGCAGAGGCTTGATTCCCGCCATGTATGGTTCATTCTGGCTTCTTGTCATCGTAGGAGCGGTCAAGTACCTTCCTTTCGCATCGCGCAGCGGCATCAATGCAATGCTGCAGCTCTCCGGTGAAATCGAGGAAGCGGGAACGATCATGGGTGTCGGCTGGTTCAAGCGGATGACCAGGATTATTTTCCCCATCCAGAAAACCACGTTCATCAGCGGCTACCTGCTGCCGTTCATCAGCTGCATGCGTGAGCTTTCGCTGTTCATCCTGCTCGTTTCACCGTCCACCAGGATTCTTACCACCTTGTTGTTCCAGTACAACGAAAAGGGGTGGAACCAGTATGCCAACGCCATCAACCTGATGATCGTCGTCATCGTCGTAGGATTCAACCTGTTGATCAACAAACTTACCGGTGCCTCGATCGACAAGGGAATCGGCAACAACTAA
- a CDS encoding ABC transporter ATP-binding protein → MPRIELKHITKKFGKFVAVDDLNMVIEDRSFVTLLGPSGCGKTTTLRMIAGLETPTEGIITINDKVVFSSEDGIDVPPDKRDVGFLFQNYALWPHMTVYKNIAFGLENLKWSKEAIKTRVEELLAMLKISEFAGRYPSELSGGQQQRVAIARTLATGPKVLFMDEPLSNLDAKLRMEMRSELKRLHRETDSTFVYVTHDQLEAMTLSSMVCLMKNGYMQQYAPPLEVYRKPANTFTADFVGSPNINLVDGLVDQEKPIVLKLTNTVRLVFQPKTNIAVRQGQAIVLGLRPEHIAVTQMKADAEAEVLSSLPSGMETIIALSMDDIRLHSVVFGDIDFEVGKSVGLSFGHGVFNLFDKESGKNVGQGTLFRA, encoded by the coding sequence ATGCCAAGAATTGAATTGAAACATATCACCAAGAAGTTCGGGAAGTTCGTTGCCGTTGATGATTTGAATATGGTTATCGAAGACCGCTCCTTTGTCACGCTGCTCGGACCTTCAGGGTGCGGCAAGACCACCACCCTCAGGATGATCGCCGGTCTTGAGACGCCCACCGAAGGGATCATCACCATCAACGACAAGGTGGTGTTTTCCAGTGAGGACGGCATCGATGTCCCACCGGACAAACGCGACGTGGGATTTCTGTTCCAGAACTATGCACTGTGGCCGCACATGACCGTTTACAAGAACATCGCATTCGGACTGGAGAATCTGAAATGGTCCAAGGAAGCAATCAAGACAAGGGTGGAAGAGCTGCTTGCCATGCTCAAGATCAGCGAATTTGCCGGCCGCTATCCCTCCGAGCTCAGCGGAGGCCAGCAGCAGCGCGTTGCCATCGCCAGGACGCTGGCAACCGGGCCGAAGGTATTGTTCATGGATGAACCGCTGTCCAATCTCGATGCAAAGCTGCGCATGGAGATGCGCTCCGAGCTCAAGCGCCTGCACCGGGAAACCGACTCGACCTTCGTCTACGTCACCCACGACCAGCTTGAGGCCATGACGCTCTCGAGCATGGTCTGCCTCATGAAGAACGGGTATATGCAGCAGTATGCACCGCCTTTGGAAGTGTATCGGAAACCTGCGAACACCTTCACCGCCGACTTCGTCGGTTCTCCGAACATCAACCTCGTCGATGGGTTGGTGGACCAGGAAAAGCCCATTGTACTCAAGCTCACCAATACGGTCCGCCTGGTTTTCCAACCGAAAACGAACATCGCCGTTCGTCAGGGGCAGGCCATCGTTCTGGGATTGAGACCGGAGCATATTGCAGTCACGCAGATGAAGGCCGACGCCGAGGCGGAGGTTCTGAGCTCGCTTCCCTCTGGCATGGAAACCATCATCGCCCTTTCGATGGACGACATCCGTCTCCATTCCGTAGTGTTCGGGGACATCGATTTCGAGGTGGGCAAGAGCGTAGGACTCTCCTTCGGTCATGGGGTGTTCAACCTCTTCGACAAGGAAAGCGGCAAGAATGTAGGGCAGGGAACCCTTTTTCGGGCATGA
- a CDS encoding glucose-6-phosphate dehydrogenase has protein sequence MKRIIIQYGGTGDLALKKLYPAYQNLMEKQYSFSVLALGRRYTTREEFLLNSVSPSAPASFTDNLDYLYYDMADTDAVSILTKKLRSMIEGSDEVEFIYYLALQPSLYEDAIHQIKAIDASLDCYCTLTKKIVVEKPFGFDLESALRYNEILEKAFTDKEIFRVDHYLGKEFMQNLLLMRFHNDIIRRIWDNRTIESIQIIFDETHGVDQRLGFYEKIGVVRDTIQNHIMQIVTYLTMSEPASLSPEDISVEKEKVLRSISPVREFHMGRYESLGVNSGHVVQTPTYAALKLFVNTYYFADIPIYVRTGKMQKEAKSLIYIKFKNTTKEVMHDQSIAENGVIITIHPELTIDISMNLKMPNTSWKSKPVRFRFNQSETFGANTPEAYEQIVQKILIADKSLFPTMKEITESWRIVEPMLESDLVGEVYPIRTLPRFASQLAKDNHFTWFDETQIAKP, from the coding sequence ATGAAACGAATCATCATCCAATACGGCGGTACCGGAGACCTTGCTCTGAAAAAACTGTACCCCGCCTATCAGAACCTCATGGAAAAGCAGTACTCATTCTCCGTCCTGGCACTTGGACGACGTTATACCACCCGTGAGGAATTTCTCCTGAATTCCGTATCTCCTTCTGCACCAGCGTCCTTTACAGACAACCTCGACTACCTGTACTACGACATGGCTGATACTGATGCAGTATCAATTCTCACGAAGAAGCTGAGGAGCATGATCGAGGGAAGTGATGAAGTGGAGTTCATCTACTATCTGGCTCTGCAGCCTTCTCTGTATGAGGATGCGATTCACCAGATCAAGGCGATTGATGCAAGTCTTGACTGCTACTGTACGCTCACCAAGAAAATCGTAGTGGAGAAACCCTTCGGTTTCGACTTGGAAAGCGCACTCCGTTACAATGAAATTCTTGAAAAAGCATTCACGGACAAGGAAATATTCCGTGTAGACCACTACCTTGGCAAGGAGTTCATGCAGAATTTACTGCTCATGCGTTTTCACAACGACATCATCCGCAGAATCTGGGATAATCGCACCATTGAATCGATTCAGATTATTTTTGATGAAACACACGGGGTTGACCAGCGCCTGGGCTTTTATGAAAAAATCGGCGTAGTACGTGATACCATCCAGAACCACATCATGCAGATTGTCACCTACCTTACCATGAGTGAGCCGGCCAGCCTCTCCCCGGAGGACATTTCAGTGGAGAAGGAAAAAGTGCTGCGCTCCATCTCCCCCGTCAGGGAGTTTCATATGGGAAGGTATGAGTCGCTTGGGGTTAACAGCGGACATGTGGTGCAGACCCCCACTTATGCAGCACTGAAGCTGTTTGTCAACACCTATTACTTTGCCGACATCCCCATCTATGTACGCACAGGCAAGATGCAGAAGGAAGCCAAGTCACTGATCTACATTAAGTTCAAGAACACCACCAAGGAGGTGATGCACGACCAAAGCATCGCAGAGAACGGAGTGATCATCACCATCCATCCTGAACTTACCATCGATATCAGCATGAATTTGAAGATGCCGAACACCAGTTGGAAGTCAAAACCGGTTCGGTTCCGATTCAATCAGAGCGAGACCTTTGGAGCAAACACACCCGAAGCCTATGAGCAGATAGTCCAAAAGATCCTGATCGCCGACAAGAGCCTCTTTCCCACCATGAAGGAAATCACCGAGTCCTGGAGAATTGTGGAACCGATGCTTGAAAGCGACTTGGTGGGTGAAGTCTATCCGATCAGGACCCTGCCTCGTTTTGCCAGCCAGCTTGCCAAGGACAACCATTTCACCTGGTTTGATGAAACCCAGATTGCAAAGCCTTGA
- a CDS encoding 6-phosphogluconolactonase: MRIERIEHPQDLSQLVEQDIVQLSVQKAGTLCIALPGGRSAQYIVKGLLSVDKDIQKRIRLYLVDERLEGEHNLDTLVQAGLTDAFALSQLSIPVPGEELPPSLFDRVYLGVGEDGHIASLFPGSWPEQEKVQVKVIDRSPKPPNRRATFTFYGFSTLAAQSRIVMLFFGEGKRDALARLLGGKEQADTLPCAFFRDKRFSTLIITDLKE, encoded by the coding sequence ATGAGAATAGAACGCATTGAACATCCACAAGACCTATCACAGCTTGTAGAGCAGGACATTGTCCAACTCTCGGTGCAAAAAGCAGGTACTCTTTGCATCGCTCTTCCTGGGGGAAGAAGTGCACAGTACATCGTCAAAGGGTTGCTCTCTGTTGACAAGGACATCCAGAAACGAATTCGTCTGTATCTGGTCGACGAGCGGCTTGAAGGCGAGCATAATCTGGACACGCTTGTGCAAGCCGGCCTGACGGATGCCTTTGCCCTGTCCCAGCTTTCCATTCCCGTTCCGGGAGAAGAGCTACCGCCTTCCCTCTTTGATAGGGTATACTTGGGTGTAGGTGAAGACGGCCATATTGCATCACTGTTCCCCGGCTCCTGGCCCGAACAGGAGAAGGTTCAGGTCAAAGTCATAGACCGGAGTCCAAAACCGCCGAACAGGCGGGCCACGTTCACCTTTTACGGATTTTCGACACTTGCGGCGCAGTCAAGGATAGTCATGTTGTTTTTCGGAGAGGGAAAGCGGGATGCTCTTGCAAGGCTTCTCGGTGGGAAAGAGCAAGCTGACACGCTTCCCTGCGCATTCTTCAGGGACAAGCGGTTTTCGACCCTGATCATTACAGACTTGAAGGAGTAA
- a CDS encoding 2-hydroxyacyl-CoA dehydratase has translation MSTVFTKAMKKDYTILIPNMSPVHFNIAKEVFANHGYKVVLLENQGPNVIREGLRYVHNDICYPAQLVIGQLIDAVKHGNFDTNKIALVITQTGGGCRASNYLFLLRKALQKCQLSHIPVISLNLKGMEKNPGFKLTFFMLLQAYSAFVYGDLLMALSNQVRPYEVNKGEADALVKTWTSYLSERFAHNRGYIGYAMKRNLNEICKQFAAIEVRKETKIKVGIVGEIYMKYSPLGNNNLQAYLEGQGCEVMVPSMMGFLYYGADNAIIDRSYYGGRRISSIITQLVLKQLFKVENMAREAMQKSGRFTVPIPYTEMKQLNDGLIDYGVKMGEGWLLTAEMLDLVHAGYTNIVCTQPFGCLPNHICAKGMIRAVTERAPEANIVPIDYDPSATHVNQENRIKLMLSIAKENLDGRKSGE, from the coding sequence ATGAGTACCGTATTCACCAAAGCAATGAAAAAGGATTATACCATCCTCATACCCAACATGTCGCCGGTTCATTTCAACATCGCCAAGGAGGTCTTTGCCAATCACGGTTACAAGGTCGTCCTGCTTGAGAACCAGGGGCCGAACGTCATCCGCGAAGGCCTCAGATATGTACACAATGACATCTGCTATCCAGCCCAGCTCGTCATCGGCCAACTCATCGACGCGGTCAAGCACGGCAATTTCGACACAAACAAGATTGCTTTGGTCATCACCCAGACCGGAGGGGGCTGCAGGGCGAGCAACTACCTGTTTTTGCTGCGCAAGGCGCTGCAAAAGTGTCAACTCTCCCACATCCCGGTAATCAGCTTGAACCTCAAGGGGATGGAGAAGAATCCCGGCTTCAAGCTCACCTTTTTCATGCTGTTGCAGGCGTACAGCGCATTTGTCTACGGAGACCTGCTGATGGCCCTTTCCAATCAGGTACGACCGTACGAAGTGAACAAGGGCGAAGCCGATGCCCTGGTCAAAACCTGGACAAGTTACCTCAGCGAGCGATTCGCCCATAACAGGGGCTATATCGGGTATGCAATGAAACGCAATCTCAATGAGATTTGCAAGCAGTTTGCCGCAATTGAGGTCAGGAAAGAGACCAAGATCAAAGTCGGTATTGTCGGCGAAATCTATATGAAATACTCGCCATTGGGCAATAACAACCTCCAGGCGTATCTCGAAGGACAGGGATGCGAGGTCATGGTACCATCCATGATGGGATTTCTCTATTATGGGGCGGACAATGCCATCATCGACAGGAGCTACTATGGAGGACGCAGGATCAGCAGCATCATCACCCAGCTTGTGCTCAAGCAACTCTTCAAGGTCGAGAACATGGCACGCGAGGCAATGCAGAAATCCGGCAGGTTTACCGTGCCCATTCCCTATACCGAAATGAAGCAACTCAATGACGGCCTGATCGACTACGGGGTGAAGATGGGAGAAGGCTGGCTTTTGACCGCCGAGATGCTCGATTTGGTGCATGCAGGCTACACCAATATCGTCTGCACCCAACCCTTTGGCTGCCTTCCCAACCATATTTGTGCAAAAGGCATGATCAGGGCGGTCACTGAACGTGCCCCTGAAGCGAACATAGTACCCATCGATTACGACCCATCCGCAACCCATGTCAATCAGGAGAATCGCATCAAACTCATGCTTTCCATCGCAAAAGAGAACCTTGATGGCAGAAAAAGTGGAGAATAG
- a CDS encoding acyl-CoA dehydratase activase-related protein: MKIGLDVGSTTMKCVVLDEQLNLVHHEYRRHYSQIPQTAVQMLTPLLESLGQTKVCLSLSGSAGMGLSQQLNLPFVQEVYATRIAIQHYLPSTDVVIELGGEDAKILFLGKNMEVRMNGTCAGGTGSFIDQMASLLHVDQDQMDVLAHQAKQSYTIASRCGVFAKSDVQPLINQGADKADIALSVLQSVVNQTIAGLAQGRPITGQVVYLGGPLTFLSSLRKAFDETLNLQGICPENSLYFVALGTALAKEETSFSLSDLVYQLEHYRADKAFTSIPALFDDQEQWQAFSARHQKAKLQKADPHSYKGQAFLGVDAGSTTVKACIIDTEGRLLYSRYQQNNGNPVQAVKEFLTSFLTTYPDIQLVKSCSTGYGELLIKNAFDFEYSLVETMAHYKSAHTFLPEVDFIIDIGGQDIKCFKIVDGVIDDIFLNEACSSGCGSFLQTFSNALGYSSQQAAQLALKARNPVDLGSRCTVFMNSSVKQAQKDGASVADIFAGLAISVVKNALYKVIRTTDPSLLGRHIVVQGGTFLNDAVLRSFEMELGSEVIRVDEAGLMGAYGCALHAKQQHDKDHKATTTLSLAKLSSFSHRTRTVHCKGCTNACLLTINSFDSDRKLISGNKCDRIVRPDSFVSNPELLNLYAFKQQYLAGLASERNKRGRIGLPLQLSYYEQLPFWHACLSSLGFEVVVSEPSTRQTYLRGQSTISSDTICYPAKLMHGHIQQLIDAGVETVFYPCSSYNLKEEKGDNHFNCPVVAYYPEVLRHNMPALLEQKVLFISDYLSLADERFLPLRLHEILSKHFILDKKEVRLACKLGYEALKKYQKAVRAQSLIIINEARKRGWPIMVLAGRPYHVDGEVNHGIDSLLLQCNCAVLSEDGISHLVPKQKRTVLNQWTYHARMYDAARYVTTQADMQIIQLVSFGCGLDAVTSDEIRDILRQTKKIYTQIKIDEIANLGAVKIRIRSLLAAIGETGCQ, translated from the coding sequence GTGAAAATCGGCTTGGATGTTGGCTCCACTACCATGAAATGTGTCGTGCTCGATGAACAGCTGAACCTTGTTCATCACGAGTACCGCAGACACTATTCACAAATCCCCCAAACCGCTGTCCAAATGCTTACTCCACTGCTTGAGAGCCTTGGACAGACAAAGGTCTGTCTTTCGCTTTCAGGTTCAGCAGGGATGGGGCTTTCCCAACAGCTGAACCTCCCGTTCGTCCAGGAAGTCTATGCCACCCGTATCGCCATCCAGCACTACCTTCCTTCCACCGACGTAGTAATCGAACTCGGTGGGGAGGATGCAAAAATCCTGTTTTTAGGAAAGAACATGGAGGTGAGGATGAATGGTACGTGCGCTGGCGGTACCGGTTCATTCATCGACCAGATGGCCAGCCTGCTACATGTCGACCAAGACCAAATGGATGTGCTGGCTCATCAGGCAAAACAGAGCTATACCATTGCTTCGCGTTGTGGTGTCTTTGCAAAAAGTGATGTCCAACCACTTATAAACCAAGGAGCAGACAAGGCCGACATAGCTCTCTCGGTTCTCCAATCGGTGGTAAACCAGACCATAGCAGGGCTTGCCCAAGGCCGTCCAATTACCGGACAGGTGGTGTACCTTGGCGGACCTCTGACCTTCCTTTCCTCACTGCGCAAGGCGTTCGACGAAACGTTGAACCTCCAGGGAATCTGTCCGGAAAACTCCCTGTACTTTGTGGCCTTGGGAACAGCCTTGGCCAAGGAAGAAACTTCTTTTTCGCTTTCGGACCTGGTCTATCAGCTTGAGCATTATCGTGCAGACAAGGCGTTCACCTCCATTCCGGCGCTCTTCGACGACCAAGAACAGTGGCAGGCATTCAGTGCCCGCCACCAGAAGGCAAAGCTTCAAAAAGCGGACCCGCACAGCTACAAAGGCCAAGCCTTCCTTGGAGTGGATGCCGGTTCAACCACGGTGAAAGCATGCATCATCGATACCGAAGGCCGGCTTCTGTACAGCCGCTATCAACAGAACAACGGTAACCCGGTACAAGCGGTGAAAGAGTTTCTGACCAGCTTCCTCACAACCTATCCCGATATTCAGCTGGTGAAATCCTGCAGTACAGGCTACGGAGAACTCTTGATTAAAAACGCCTTTGATTTCGAATATTCACTGGTTGAGACGATGGCACACTACAAAAGTGCACATACCTTTCTGCCTGAGGTGGACTTCATCATCGACATAGGCGGTCAGGACATCAAATGCTTCAAGATCGTGGACGGAGTAATCGACGACATCTTCCTGAACGAGGCGTGCTCGTCCGGATGCGGTTCGTTCCTGCAGACCTTCTCCAATGCTCTTGGATACTCATCCCAGCAGGCGGCACAGCTTGCCCTGAAAGCGAGGAATCCCGTCGACCTCGGCAGTCGGTGTACGGTTTTCATGAACAGCTCGGTCAAGCAGGCTCAGAAGGATGGGGCCAGCGTTGCAGACATTTTTGCAGGGCTCGCCATCAGTGTGGTGAAGAATGCGCTGTACAAGGTTATCCGGACGACGGACCCATCCCTGTTGGGAAGACACATCGTTGTGCAGGGGGGCACCTTTCTCAACGACGCAGTGCTTCGTTCCTTTGAAATGGAACTCGGAAGCGAAGTCATCCGAGTCGATGAGGCGGGACTGATGGGAGCCTATGGTTGCGCACTGCATGCAAAACAGCAGCACGATAAAGACCATAAGGCTACGACCACCCTCTCACTTGCCAAGCTCTCCTCATTCTCCCACCGAACGCGTACCGTCCACTGTAAGGGATGCACCAACGCCTGTCTGCTTACCATCAACAGCTTCGACTCGGATCGAAAGCTGATCAGCGGGAACAAGTGCGACCGCATCGTACGACCCGACAGCTTTGTCAGCAATCCGGAATTGCTCAACCTTTATGCCTTCAAACAGCAATACCTGGCCGGCCTTGCAAGCGAAAGAAATAAACGTGGAAGGATCGGCCTTCCTTTGCAGCTCTCCTACTACGAACAGCTGCCCTTCTGGCATGCATGCCTCTCCAGTCTGGGCTTCGAGGTTGTAGTATCCGAGCCATCCACCAGACAGACCTACCTCAGGGGGCAATCGACGATCAGCAGCGACACCATCTGTTATCCGGCGAAGTTGATGCACGGACATATCCAACAGTTGATAGATGCAGGTGTTGAGACCGTATTCTACCCTTGCTCGAGCTATAATCTCAAGGAGGAAAAGGGCGACAACCACTTCAACTGTCCTGTTGTCGCCTACTACCCCGAGGTGCTCAGACACAATATGCCGGCCCTTCTTGAGCAGAAGGTGCTTTTCATCAGCGACTACCTGAGTCTTGCCGATGAGCGTTTTTTGCCATTGCGCCTGCATGAAATTCTCTCCAAGCATTTCATTCTTGACAAGAAGGAAGTGAGGCTGGCATGCAAACTCGGTTACGAGGCGCTGAAGAAGTATCAGAAGGCTGTGAGGGCGCAAAGCCTTATCATCATCAATGAGGCGAGAAAGCGTGGATGGCCGATCATGGTGCTTGCAGGACGGCCCTACCATGTCGATGGTGAAGTCAACCACGGCATCGACAGCCTGCTGCTGCAGTGCAACTGTGCAGTGCTCAGCGAGGATGGAATCAGTCATTTGGTACCCAAACAAAAGCGTACGGTGCTCAACCAATGGACCTATCATGCAAGGATGTATGATGCCGCCCGGTATGTGACGACCCAGGCCGATATGCAGATCATCCAACTGGTTTCCTTCGGCTGCGGACTCGATGCAGTCACCAGTGATGAGATCAGGGACATCCTCAGGCAGACGAAAAAAATCTACACCCAGATAAAAATCGATGAGATTGCAAACCTTGGAGCGGTGAAAATCAGGATCCGCAGCCTGCTTGCAGCAATCGGGGAGACGGGCTGCCAATGA
- the thiI gene encoding tRNA uracil 4-sulfurtransferase ThiI, with protein sequence MNDSTLYLVRLGEISLKGLNRDFFEKRLKNNIKSKLKGYRTQVSKQKGRIFFEIENSCPRETVEMAFSTTFGVVGYSRCLRCAKDIEVIKETARVLLQDEPFSKGVGTFKSITKRADKNFELNSYQIDCILGEVVHSEYPDLTVDVKNPDMTINCEIRDKAYLFTSAKSGPGGLPVTTAGKGMLLLSGGIDSPVAAYRMAQRGLKMECIYFHAYPYTSELALEKVKTLASLIAPYLQGTRLHVVHFTEAQLWIKQHSQEDETTLMFRAAMMKVANAISVQQEAMCIVTGEALSQVASQTLESMSFTDSMSEQLVLRPLVGMDKQEIMNLAKKIGTYETSILPYEDCCVIFSPRHPLVRPDKEIETQHYVQMEIEPLLEQAIKTAQVFDFGPDGKLRIQTN encoded by the coding sequence ATGAACGACTCTACCCTGTATTTAGTCAGATTGGGAGAAATCTCCCTCAAAGGATTGAACCGCGATTTTTTCGAGAAGCGACTCAAGAACAACATCAAGAGCAAACTCAAGGGATACCGTACCCAGGTTTCTAAACAGAAAGGCCGGATTTTCTTCGAAATCGAGAACAGTTGCCCCAGGGAAACCGTCGAAATGGCCTTCAGCACCACCTTCGGTGTTGTCGGGTACTCTCGATGCCTCCGTTGCGCAAAGGACATCGAGGTAATCAAGGAGACGGCACGAGTTTTGTTGCAGGACGAACCCTTTTCCAAAGGGGTGGGAACCTTCAAGTCGATCACCAAGCGGGCGGACAAGAATTTTGAACTTAACAGCTACCAGATAGACTGCATCCTCGGGGAGGTGGTACACAGTGAATACCCCGATCTTACCGTCGATGTGAAGAATCCCGATATGACGATCAATTGCGAGATACGGGACAAGGCATACCTCTTCACTTCTGCAAAGAGCGGCCCTGGAGGACTACCCGTCACTACAGCGGGCAAGGGCATGCTCCTGCTCTCAGGGGGAATAGACAGCCCGGTGGCCGCCTACCGAATGGCCCAACGCGGATTGAAAATGGAGTGCATCTATTTTCATGCCTACCCGTATACCAGTGAATTGGCCTTGGAGAAGGTAAAGACGCTGGCTTCCCTGATCGCCCCCTATCTACAGGGAACACGACTGCATGTCGTACACTTCACCGAGGCTCAGCTTTGGATCAAGCAACACAGCCAAGAAGATGAGACCACCTTGATGTTCCGAGCTGCCATGATGAAGGTTGCCAACGCCATTTCCGTACAACAGGAGGCAATGTGCATCGTCACAGGGGAAGCTCTCAGCCAGGTAGCCAGCCAAACGCTGGAAAGCATGTCCTTCACCGACAGCATGAGCGAGCAGCTGGTGCTCAGACCTTTGGTCGGCATGGACAAGCAGGAGATCATGAATCTGGCGAAGAAAATCGGAACCTACGAGACTTCCATCCTTCCTTACGAGGATTGTTGTGTTATTTTCAGTCCCAGACACCCGTTGGTGCGTCCTGACAAGGAGATAGAGACACAACATTATGTACAGATGGAAATCGAGCCGTTATTGGAGCAGGCAATTAAAACTGCCCAGGTGTTTGACTTTGGACCCGATGGGAAACTGCGTATTCAGACAAATTGA